From Polynucleobacter paludilacus:
CGTGTCCTCGATGGCGCATGTATGGTGTATTGCGCGGTGGGTGGTGTGCAGCCTCAATCTGAAACTGTGTGGCGTCAAGCAAACAAGTATCAAGTGCCACGTTTAGCTTTCGTAAACAAGATGGATCGTACTGGTGCGAATTTCTTCAAGGTCTACGACCAAATGAAGGCTCGTCTTAAAGCAAATCCAATCTTGATCCAAATTCCTATCGGTGCAGAAGAAAACTTCAAGGGCGTGATTGACTTGGTGAAAATGAAAGCTGTCTATTGGGACGAAGCTTCACAAGGCACCAAGTTCACATACGAAGATATCCCTGCAGAATTGCAAGCTTCCGCTGAAGAGTGGCGTGAGAAGATGCTTGAAGCAGCTGCCGAAAGCTCCGAAGAGTTGATGGAAAAATATCTCGGCGGCGAAGGTCTGACCGAAGAAGAAATTAAAGGCGCATTGCGCCAGCGTACTATTGCTAATGAAATCGTTCCAATGTTGTGTGGAACTGCATTTAAGAACAAAGGCGTTCAGGCAATGTTGGATGCAGTAGTTGAATTGCTGCCATCCCCATTAGATGTTCCACCAGTTCCATGTGAATTGGAAGATGGCACACCTGCAACTCGCGAAGCATCTGATAGCGCAAAGTTTTCTGCATTGGCATTTAAGATCATGACCGACCCATTCGTTGGTCAGCTCATCTTCTTCCGTGTTTATTCAGGTGTAATGAAGTCAGGCGACACAATCTATAACCCAATCAAGGGTAAAAAAGAGCGCGTTGGTCGTTTGTTGCAGATGCATGCAAACCAACGTGAAGAAATCAAAGAAGTGTATGCCGGCGATATTGCTGCAGCAGTTGGTCTAAAAGACGCAACTACAGGTGAAACATTGTGCGATCCAGATAGTATTGTGATCTTGGAGCGCATGGTATTCCCTGAGCCAGTAATCTCACAAGCAGTTGAGCCAAAGACGAAGGCTGACCAAGAAAAAATGGGTCTTGCTTTGAATCGCTTGGCGCAAGAAGATCCTTCTTTCCGCGTGAAGACAGATGAAGAATCAGGCCAAACGATTATTTCTGGAATGGGCGAGCTCCACTTAGAAATTTTGGTTGACCGCATGAAGCGTGAATTCGGTGTTGAAGCAACTGTTGGTAAGCCACAAGTTGCCTATCGCGAAACCATCCGTAAGGTTTGCGAAGAGATCGAAGGTAAATTTGTTAAGCAGTCCGGTGGACGTGGTCAGTATGGTCACGTGGTATTAAAGCTTGAGCCACAAGCACCAGGTAAGGGTTTTGAATTCGTTGATGCTATTAAGGGCGGTGTAGTTCCACGTGAATACATTCCAGCAGTAGAAAAAGGCATCATTGAGACATTGAACTCCGGTATCTTGGCTGGCTATCCAGTAGTTGATATCAAAGCAACATTGTTCTTTGGTTCATACCATGATGTTGACTCCAACGAAAACGCATTTAAGATGGCCGGCTCAATGGCGTTCAAGGATGGCATGCGTAAAGCATCCCCAGTCTTGCTCGAGCCAATGATGGCTGTTGAAGTAGAAACACCTGAAGATTTCATGGGCAACGTAATGGGTGACCTCTCATCACGTCGCGGTATTTTGCAAGGTATGGATGACATTCCAGGCGGCGGTAAGATTGTTCGCGCTGAAGTGCCATTGGCAGAGATGTTTGGCTACTCAACTGGCTTGCGCTCGTTGACCCAAGGTCGCGCTACTTACACCATGGAATTTAAGCACTATTCCGAAGCACCTAAGAACGTTGCTGAAGCAGTCATGGCTGCTAAAGCGAAGTAATTTATCTACATTAATTTTGAATATTGACTAGCTAAGAAGGCAGACAAAAATGGCAAAAGAAAAATTTGAGCGGACAAAACCGCACGTAAACGTAGGCACTATTGGTCACGTTGACCACGGTAAAACTACTTTGACAGCAGCAATTGCAACCGTGCTTTCTAAGCAATTCGGTGGCGAAGCAAAAGCATACGATCAGATCGATGCTGCTCCTGAAGAAAAGGCCCGTGGTATTACGATTAATACTGCGCACGTTGAGTATGAGACTGCAAATCGTCACTACGCTCACGTTGATTGCCCAGGACATGCTGACTACGTTAAGAACATGATTACTGGCGCTGCCCAAATGGACGGCGCAATTTTGGTTTGCTCTGCAGCTGACGGCCCAATGCCACAAACCCGTGAGCACATCCTCTTGGCACGCCAAGTTGGCGTTCCTTACATCGTCGTGTTTTTGAACAAGTGCGACATGGTTGATGATGCTGAGTTGTTAGAGCTCGTCGAGATGGAAGTGCGTGAACTGTTATCTAAGTACAACTTCCCTGGCGATGACACACCGATCATCCATGGTTCTGCTAAGTTAGCCCTTGAAGGCGACGAAGGTCCATTGGGTAAAGAAGCCATCATGAAATTGGCTGAAGCTTTAGATACTTATATTCCTACTCCAGAGCGCGCAGTTGACGGTGCGTTCTTGATGCCAGTAGAAGATGTGTTCTCCATCTCTG
This genomic window contains:
- the fusA gene encoding elongation factor G: MARKTPIDRYRNIGISAHIDAGKTTTTERVLFYTGVNHKIGEVHDGAATMDWMEQEQERGITITSAATTTFWKGMAGNMPEHRINIIDTPGHVDFTIEVERSMRVLDGACMVYCAVGGVQPQSETVWRQANKYQVPRLAFVNKMDRTGANFFKVYDQMKARLKANPILIQIPIGAEENFKGVIDLVKMKAVYWDEASQGTKFTYEDIPAELQASAEEWREKMLEAAAESSEELMEKYLGGEGLTEEEIKGALRQRTIANEIVPMLCGTAFKNKGVQAMLDAVVELLPSPLDVPPVPCELEDGTPATREASDSAKFSALAFKIMTDPFVGQLIFFRVYSGVMKSGDTIYNPIKGKKERVGRLLQMHANQREEIKEVYAGDIAAAVGLKDATTGETLCDPDSIVILERMVFPEPVISQAVEPKTKADQEKMGLALNRLAQEDPSFRVKTDEESGQTIISGMGELHLEILVDRMKREFGVEATVGKPQVAYRETIRKVCEEIEGKFVKQSGGRGQYGHVVLKLEPQAPGKGFEFVDAIKGGVVPREYIPAVEKGIIETLNSGILAGYPVVDIKATLFFGSYHDVDSNENAFKMAGSMAFKDGMRKASPVLLEPMMAVEVETPEDFMGNVMGDLSSRRGILQGMDDIPGGGKIVRAEVPLAEMFGYSTGLRSLTQGRATYTMEFKHYSEAPKNVAEAVMAAKAK
- the tuf gene encoding elongation factor Tu, with product MAKEKFERTKPHVNVGTIGHVDHGKTTLTAAIATVLSKQFGGEAKAYDQIDAAPEEKARGITINTAHVEYETANRHYAHVDCPGHADYVKNMITGAAQMDGAILVCSAADGPMPQTREHILLARQVGVPYIVVFLNKCDMVDDAELLELVEMEVRELLSKYNFPGDDTPIIHGSAKLALEGDEGPLGKEAIMKLAEALDTYIPTPERAVDGAFLMPVEDVFSISGRGTVVTGRIERGIVKVGEEIEIIGIKPTLKTTCTGVEMFRKLLDQGQAGDNVGILLRGTKREEVERGQVLAKPGSITPHTHFTAEVYILGKDEGGRHTPFFNNYRPQFYFRTTDVTGSIELPKDKEMVMPGDNVTITVKLIAPIAMEEGLRFAIREGGRTVGAGVVAKILA